TCAGATCGACAATCAAACTAACAAGAACGAACAGGCCCGCAGAGACCAGAACAGCTCCCGAGACAATCGGAACGTCTCGCGAGGACGTTGCAGCAACAAGGACTCCACCTAGGCCTTGACGGGCGAAAACCACCTCGATCAAAATCGCGCCCGAAAGCAGTTTGCCGAGCGCCCAACCTGATAAACTAATGCCAGGCAATGCGGCATGGCGGAGGACGTGGCGAAGCCTGACGCCGAAATCACTCATGCCTCGGGCCCGCGCGGACGTAACGAACGGCTGCTCGAGCACGCGCGTGAACTCGTTCTGAACGACTTGTCCGAAAAAGCCCGATAGTTCAAGAGCCAACGCAAGTGTCGGCAGAATGAGCCCGGCCGGAGAACTTCCACCGATGACCGGAAAAATGCGCAGCTTTACCGCAAAAACAACCAGCAGAATTGTGGCCAGCCAATAGGGCGGCGCGGTCGCAAAAAAGACCTGCGTGTCATTGAGCAACTTCGCCCACATGTTGTCTCTGCCGGCGATGAACAAGGTCGTCAGGACTGCGATAATCCATGCGAACAGCAGCGCGGTGACCGCCAGAATAATGGTAGGGCCAATCTGTTCCGCGATGATCCCTGCGACAGGCCGATGCTGCTGGTACGACTCGCCAAAGTCTCCATGCAGGCTTCGCAGTATGTATTTTCCGTATTGAACCGCGAGCGGTTGATCAAATCCGTATTTCGCATTGATCGCCGCAAGTTCCGCCGAGGACGCGACTCCGACGTTGCCGCTTGTCGCATTGATGATGATCTGGGCGCGGTCCCCAGGGAGCACACATTGGATCAAAAACGCGAAGGTTGCGGCAGCCCACACCACGACCACACCGGAGAATATCCGGCGCGCGAACCAAACAATGGGATGATGGGCTGCTATTTTCACGGCGTCACTTCCCATCATCGAAATGAGCGTCATAGAAAACGGGTTCGCCGACCGAGCCGCGGTCCAACCAAACGTCTTTGAGGTTTGGCTTGGTCGCCAACGTTACGTCCAGCACCGTGAGGCCAATCACAGGAGCCTCATCCACGATCTTCCGTTCCGCCTGCTGATAGAGGGCGACACGTTGCGCCCCATTGAGTTCCTGCTCCGCCCTTTGAATGATGTCCCAA
This is a stretch of genomic DNA from Bradyrhizobium sp. CB2312. It encodes these proteins:
- a CDS encoding ABC transporter permease, with the translated sequence MTLISMMGSDAVKIAAHHPIVWFARRIFSGVVVVWAAATFAFLIQCVLPGDRAQIIINATSGNVGVASSAELAAINAKYGFDQPLAVQYGKYILRSLHGDFGESYQQHRPVAGIIAEQIGPTIILAVTALLFAWIIAVLTTLFIAGRDNMWAKLLNDTQVFFATAPPYWLATILLVVFAVKLRIFPVIGGSSPAGLILPTLALALELSGFFGQVVQNEFTRVLEQPFVTSARARGMSDFGVRLRHVLRHAALPGISLSGWALGKLLSGAILIEVVFARQGLGGVLVAATSSRDVPIVSGAVLVSAGLFVLVSLIVDLTYRVVDPRIRLT